ATTCTGTAGTTTTGAATGCCCAAGAAGCAACTGTATCGCTCTTAAGTTTTTTGTTAAAGCGTAAATCAATGATGCTTTGATATGACTGAGAGAGTGTGTGTCATACTGAGCTATAACTAGGCCTAGTTTTGACACCCAATTCTTTACGATATTAGCATAATAGTGATAACAAATATGGTGACCTGATTTTCTTGAGTTAGGAAATAAAAAATCAGACAAAGATAGTTCATTTGTACAAATCCATTGATTCTCAAGCATTGTTGAGTCTTGGGTGTTATTTCAAATTGAATTTCTTTATGAATTTTTCTTGCTCTATCATCGCACAAGATTGAACTAGTGATGCGGATGATAAATCTCGAACTTTTAAACTTATTAAGTCACAAGATCTAAGTTTACTATCTATGGCTAAATTAAAGAAAACTAGTTGCTCAAGTTTGTTTTCAATTTCTAGTCGAATCCTAATCAACCAAATTTCTTCAAGTTTAAATGCTTTCTTTTGTCCTACACGCTTACCTTTATTTCAAGCTGTTATTGCTAATTCCCGTAATAAATATTGAACTAAAAGTTAAGTCAATTATTTACTCAATAAAAGATCATAAATGTCACAAAATTATTTTGAAGTTTTTAGAGAGATATGAATTCCCTTAAGCCACAACCAACTGTTTTTAAATAAAATATAATAAATGTTTAATTGAATGCTTGATGTAAGTTTAGGTATGTTAAGAACGCTCTAGGTCACGTTTTTTTTGTGACGAGGAATGCTGGAAATATAAATAGCCCTAAGGTCAAAAATTGCATATTTATGCACTTTTTGATTGATTTACGCAAAGGTAAAAAGTGCAAAACGAGACGAAATGTCTCACTGAGGTCACAAATGAGCTTTCAACTGTATTTTGTTTTTTTTGTAAAGATAAATAAAACTAAGGAAAATGAAAAATATTTAACCAAAACATTTAAATTAGTAATCTATTTTACGTGACGTAATTCTATGTCACATTACACTGATTTTGATAAAAGTAGAGTAGTGCAATAAACTTTGTTTCTTTAATTGATTGATTTTAAGTGGTAAAATTGGTTGCGGGAGCTGGATTTGAACCAACGACCTTCGGGTTATGAGCCCGACGAGCTACCAAGCTGCTCCATCCCGCGACAGGATATCTTTTACTTTTGGTATTAGATATTTTTATGAAAAATTTGGTTGCGGGAGCTGGATTTGAACCAACGACCTTCGGGTTATGAGCCCGACGAGCTACCAGGCTGCTCCATCCCGCGTCCGAATGACCTACAAAAAGTAGGAAAGCCAAGTTGTTTTGATTCAAACTTAAGAAAGGAACTGACGACCTAAGGTCGTACATCCCGTTTAAGCTTTATTTTAATTCTAAACTTAGTAAAGAATTGGTTGCGGGAGCCAGATTTGAACTGACGACCTTCGGGTTATGAGCCCGACGAGCTACCAGGCTGCTCCATCCCGCGTCCGAATGACCTACAAAAAGTAGGAAAGCCAAGTTGTTTTGATTCAAACTTAAGAAAGGAACTGACGACCTAAGGTCGTACATCCCGTTTAAGCTTTATTTTAATTCTAAACTTAGTAAAGAATTGGTTGCGGGAGCCACTATTTTGAAGAGAGTGAACTGATGACCTAAGGTCGTACATCCCATTTAAGCTTTATTTTAATTCTAAACTTAGTAAAGAATTGGTTGCGGGAGCCAGATTTGAACTGACGACCTTCGGGTTATGAGCCCGACGAGCTACCAGGCTGCTCCATCCCGCGCCTGTATCTTCCAACCTTGTTGAAAGCGAGGCGTATGTTAGTGATACTTGGTTGAGAATGCAAGGCGTTTTCGTAATTTTTTTTCTGTTCGTACGTTAGTTAAGCAACTCGTTCTTTTTTTCTTCTTTTATCACCCCCTTTAACTGAAAAGCACTATTCGTATCTATGCTTATTGTTTATAATTGCGCTCTACTCTCATTTGGAACCCTGTATGGAAATC
The Thalassotalea hakodatensis genome window above contains:
- a CDS encoding tyrosine-type recombinase/integrase, whose protein sequence is MLENQWICTNELSLSDFLFPNSRKSGHHICYHYYANIVKNWVSKLGLVIAQYDTHSLSHIKASLIYALTKNLRAIQLLLGHSKLQNAGNNYTFIR